In one Nicotiana tomentosiformis chromosome 6, ASM39032v3, whole genome shotgun sequence genomic region, the following are encoded:
- the LOC104112529 gene encoding uncharacterized protein isoform X1: MVNASLHLLPHVKLSHSLCTFEFGFLPYYSSWLCKKSDCNLGANSETPSPKLSPSHLPINTTHSTFLSPTSVCVGECTRSRLSISKSICHASVVQNNSLSSVFSVSSKGEDLCKLFYARNGPAEVLQLMRCNARKQRADMYKEQVLAEDFREKDYSNTDKGFHCEDSKEKEAERRRKIGLANRGKVPWNKGRKHSPETREKIRQRTKEALSDPKVRLKMSECPRALSNQTKIRIRTSLRKLWGERLKWKRSREKFFQSWAESIANAAKAGGSDQEELEWDSYDKIKREIALEQLQSAAEKAKAKEMARIRAERAAQRKTEKMQRLAQRRKEREEKQKVGGKINRPRRRSKQEKEELAVAEELKLKAKLVKIQKKKSTPSQVCREHRRAWERLDVGFIKRAQIQNTVSLADQIRVAKKRTEVVNGKAFSIASSGSVEISAEA; encoded by the exons ATGGTGAATGCGTCTCTCCATCTTCTCCCCCATGTAAAGCTCTCACACTCTCTCTGTACGTTTGAATTTGGATTTCTGCCTTATTATTCCTCTTGGCTCTGCAAAAAATCTGACTGCAATTTGGGAGCAAATTCAGAAACGCCGTCTCC GAAATTATCTCCTTCTCACCTTCCTATCAATACTACGCATAGCACTTTTCTCTCCCCAACTTCGGTTTGCGTCGGTGAGTGTACACGAAGTAGACTGAGCATATCAAAGTCAATTTGTCATGCATCTGTGGTTCAGAACAACTCCCTATCATCTGTCTTTTCTGTTTCATCCAAAGGAGAAGACTTGTGTAAATTGTTCTATGCTAGAAATGGTCCGGCGGAGGTGTTGCAGTTAATGAGGTGTAATGCAAGAAAACAAAGGGCTGATATGTACAAGGAGCAAGTTTTGGCTGAAGACTTTCGAGAAAAGGATTATTCCAACACAGACAAGGGTTTTCACTGCGAGGATAGTAAGGAAAAGGAagcagaaagaagaagaaagattggATTAGCAAACAGAGGAAAAGTGCCATGGAACAAAGGCAGAAAACACAGTCCAG AGACTCGTGAAAAGATCAGACAGAGAACCAAAGAAGCTCTGAGTGATCCCAAG GTTAGACTAAAGATGTCTGAATGTCCACGCGCTCTTAG CAATCAGACCAAGATAAGAATACGCACATCTCTGAGAAAACTGTGGGGGGAACGCTTAAAATGGAAAAGGTCAAGAGAGAAATTCTTTCAGTCATGGGCTGAAAGCATTGCAAATGCTGCTAAGGCAGGTGGGAGTGACCAAGAAGAACTAGAATGGGACAGCTATGACAAGATTAAAAGAGAGATAGCTCTCGAACAGCTTCAGTCGGCTGCAGAAAAGGCTAAGGCAAAAGAAATGGCACGCATACGAGCTGAGAGAGCAGCACAGAGAAAGACAGAAAAGATGCAGAGACTAGCTCAAAGGAGAAAAGAacgagaagaaaaacaaaaagttGGAGGAAAAATAAACAGACCGAGGAGACGGTCAAAGCAAGAGAAAGAAGAGCTAGCTGTTGCTGAAGAATTGAAACTCAAGGCTAAATTAGTGAAG ATTCAGAAGAAGAAGTCCACACCCAGTCAGGTTTGCAGAGAACATCGGCGAGCTTGGGAAAGACTTGATGTAGGGTTCATAAAGAGAGCACAAATACAAAATACAGTTTCACTTGCAGATCAGATTCGTGTTGCCAAAAAGAGAACAGAGGTTGTGAATGGAAAAGCCTTTAGTATTGCATCCTCTGGATCCGTTGAAATATCAGCAGAGGCCTAA
- the LOC104112529 gene encoding uncharacterized protein isoform X2: protein MVNASLHLLPHVKLSHSLCTFEFGFLPYYSSWLCKKSDCNLGANSETPSPKLSPSHLPINTTHSTFLSPTSVCVGEDLCKLFYARNGPAEVLQLMRCNARKQRADMYKEQVLAEDFREKDYSNTDKGFHCEDSKEKEAERRRKIGLANRGKVPWNKGRKHSPETREKIRQRTKEALSDPKVRLKMSECPRALSNQTKIRIRTSLRKLWGERLKWKRSREKFFQSWAESIANAAKAGGSDQEELEWDSYDKIKREIALEQLQSAAEKAKAKEMARIRAERAAQRKTEKMQRLAQRRKEREEKQKVGGKINRPRRRSKQEKEELAVAEELKLKAKLVKIQKKKSTPSQVCREHRRAWERLDVGFIKRAQIQNTVSLADQIRVAKKRTEVVNGKAFSIASSGSVEISAEA from the exons ATGGTGAATGCGTCTCTCCATCTTCTCCCCCATGTAAAGCTCTCACACTCTCTCTGTACGTTTGAATTTGGATTTCTGCCTTATTATTCCTCTTGGCTCTGCAAAAAATCTGACTGCAATTTGGGAGCAAATTCAGAAACGCCGTCTCC GAAATTATCTCCTTCTCACCTTCCTATCAATACTACGCATAGCACTTTTCTCTCCCCAACTTCGGTTTGCGTCG GAGAAGACTTGTGTAAATTGTTCTATGCTAGAAATGGTCCGGCGGAGGTGTTGCAGTTAATGAGGTGTAATGCAAGAAAACAAAGGGCTGATATGTACAAGGAGCAAGTTTTGGCTGAAGACTTTCGAGAAAAGGATTATTCCAACACAGACAAGGGTTTTCACTGCGAGGATAGTAAGGAAAAGGAagcagaaagaagaagaaagattggATTAGCAAACAGAGGAAAAGTGCCATGGAACAAAGGCAGAAAACACAGTCCAG AGACTCGTGAAAAGATCAGACAGAGAACCAAAGAAGCTCTGAGTGATCCCAAG GTTAGACTAAAGATGTCTGAATGTCCACGCGCTCTTAG CAATCAGACCAAGATAAGAATACGCACATCTCTGAGAAAACTGTGGGGGGAACGCTTAAAATGGAAAAGGTCAAGAGAGAAATTCTTTCAGTCATGGGCTGAAAGCATTGCAAATGCTGCTAAGGCAGGTGGGAGTGACCAAGAAGAACTAGAATGGGACAGCTATGACAAGATTAAAAGAGAGATAGCTCTCGAACAGCTTCAGTCGGCTGCAGAAAAGGCTAAGGCAAAAGAAATGGCACGCATACGAGCTGAGAGAGCAGCACAGAGAAAGACAGAAAAGATGCAGAGACTAGCTCAAAGGAGAAAAGAacgagaagaaaaacaaaaagttGGAGGAAAAATAAACAGACCGAGGAGACGGTCAAAGCAAGAGAAAGAAGAGCTAGCTGTTGCTGAAGAATTGAAACTCAAGGCTAAATTAGTGAAG ATTCAGAAGAAGAAGTCCACACCCAGTCAGGTTTGCAGAGAACATCGGCGAGCTTGGGAAAGACTTGATGTAGGGTTCATAAAGAGAGCACAAATACAAAATACAGTTTCACTTGCAGATCAGATTCGTGTTGCCAAAAAGAGAACAGAGGTTGTGAATGGAAAAGCCTTTAGTATTGCATCCTCTGGATCCGTTGAAATATCAGCAGAGGCCTAA
- the LOC104112529 gene encoding uncharacterized protein isoform X3 has translation MRLSIFSPMKLSPSHLPINTTHSTFLSPTSVCVGECTRSRLSISKSICHASVVQNNSLSSVFSVSSKGEDLCKLFYARNGPAEVLQLMRCNARKQRADMYKEQVLAEDFREKDYSNTDKGFHCEDSKEKEAERRRKIGLANRGKVPWNKGRKHSPETREKIRQRTKEALSDPKVRLKMSECPRALSNQTKIRIRTSLRKLWGERLKWKRSREKFFQSWAESIANAAKAGGSDQEELEWDSYDKIKREIALEQLQSAAEKAKAKEMARIRAERAAQRKTEKMQRLAQRRKEREEKQKVGGKINRPRRRSKQEKEELAVAEELKLKAKLVKIQKKKSTPSQVCREHRRAWERLDVGFIKRAQIQNTVSLADQIRVAKKRTEVVNGKAFSIASSGSVEISAEA, from the exons ATGCGTCTCTCCATCTTCTCCCCCAT GAAATTATCTCCTTCTCACCTTCCTATCAATACTACGCATAGCACTTTTCTCTCCCCAACTTCGGTTTGCGTCGGTGAGTGTACACGAAGTAGACTGAGCATATCAAAGTCAATTTGTCATGCATCTGTGGTTCAGAACAACTCCCTATCATCTGTCTTTTCTGTTTCATCCAAAGGAGAAGACTTGTGTAAATTGTTCTATGCTAGAAATGGTCCGGCGGAGGTGTTGCAGTTAATGAGGTGTAATGCAAGAAAACAAAGGGCTGATATGTACAAGGAGCAAGTTTTGGCTGAAGACTTTCGAGAAAAGGATTATTCCAACACAGACAAGGGTTTTCACTGCGAGGATAGTAAGGAAAAGGAagcagaaagaagaagaaagattggATTAGCAAACAGAGGAAAAGTGCCATGGAACAAAGGCAGAAAACACAGTCCAG AGACTCGTGAAAAGATCAGACAGAGAACCAAAGAAGCTCTGAGTGATCCCAAG GTTAGACTAAAGATGTCTGAATGTCCACGCGCTCTTAG CAATCAGACCAAGATAAGAATACGCACATCTCTGAGAAAACTGTGGGGGGAACGCTTAAAATGGAAAAGGTCAAGAGAGAAATTCTTTCAGTCATGGGCTGAAAGCATTGCAAATGCTGCTAAGGCAGGTGGGAGTGACCAAGAAGAACTAGAATGGGACAGCTATGACAAGATTAAAAGAGAGATAGCTCTCGAACAGCTTCAGTCGGCTGCAGAAAAGGCTAAGGCAAAAGAAATGGCACGCATACGAGCTGAGAGAGCAGCACAGAGAAAGACAGAAAAGATGCAGAGACTAGCTCAAAGGAGAAAAGAacgagaagaaaaacaaaaagttGGAGGAAAAATAAACAGACCGAGGAGACGGTCAAAGCAAGAGAAAGAAGAGCTAGCTGTTGCTGAAGAATTGAAACTCAAGGCTAAATTAGTGAAG ATTCAGAAGAAGAAGTCCACACCCAGTCAGGTTTGCAGAGAACATCGGCGAGCTTGGGAAAGACTTGATGTAGGGTTCATAAAGAGAGCACAAATACAAAATACAGTTTCACTTGCAGATCAGATTCGTGTTGCCAAAAAGAGAACAGAGGTTGTGAATGGAAAAGCCTTTAGTATTGCATCCTCTGGATCCGTTGAAATATCAGCAGAGGCCTAA
- the LOC104112529 gene encoding uncharacterized protein isoform X4: MRLSIFSPMKLSPSHLPINTTHSTFLSPTSVCVGEDLCKLFYARNGPAEVLQLMRCNARKQRADMYKEQVLAEDFREKDYSNTDKGFHCEDSKEKEAERRRKIGLANRGKVPWNKGRKHSPETREKIRQRTKEALSDPKVRLKMSECPRALSNQTKIRIRTSLRKLWGERLKWKRSREKFFQSWAESIANAAKAGGSDQEELEWDSYDKIKREIALEQLQSAAEKAKAKEMARIRAERAAQRKTEKMQRLAQRRKEREEKQKVGGKINRPRRRSKQEKEELAVAEELKLKAKLVKIQKKKSTPSQVCREHRRAWERLDVGFIKRAQIQNTVSLADQIRVAKKRTEVVNGKAFSIASSGSVEISAEA, translated from the exons ATGCGTCTCTCCATCTTCTCCCCCAT GAAATTATCTCCTTCTCACCTTCCTATCAATACTACGCATAGCACTTTTCTCTCCCCAACTTCGGTTTGCGTCG GAGAAGACTTGTGTAAATTGTTCTATGCTAGAAATGGTCCGGCGGAGGTGTTGCAGTTAATGAGGTGTAATGCAAGAAAACAAAGGGCTGATATGTACAAGGAGCAAGTTTTGGCTGAAGACTTTCGAGAAAAGGATTATTCCAACACAGACAAGGGTTTTCACTGCGAGGATAGTAAGGAAAAGGAagcagaaagaagaagaaagattggATTAGCAAACAGAGGAAAAGTGCCATGGAACAAAGGCAGAAAACACAGTCCAG AGACTCGTGAAAAGATCAGACAGAGAACCAAAGAAGCTCTGAGTGATCCCAAG GTTAGACTAAAGATGTCTGAATGTCCACGCGCTCTTAG CAATCAGACCAAGATAAGAATACGCACATCTCTGAGAAAACTGTGGGGGGAACGCTTAAAATGGAAAAGGTCAAGAGAGAAATTCTTTCAGTCATGGGCTGAAAGCATTGCAAATGCTGCTAAGGCAGGTGGGAGTGACCAAGAAGAACTAGAATGGGACAGCTATGACAAGATTAAAAGAGAGATAGCTCTCGAACAGCTTCAGTCGGCTGCAGAAAAGGCTAAGGCAAAAGAAATGGCACGCATACGAGCTGAGAGAGCAGCACAGAGAAAGACAGAAAAGATGCAGAGACTAGCTCAAAGGAGAAAAGAacgagaagaaaaacaaaaagttGGAGGAAAAATAAACAGACCGAGGAGACGGTCAAAGCAAGAGAAAGAAGAGCTAGCTGTTGCTGAAGAATTGAAACTCAAGGCTAAATTAGTGAAG ATTCAGAAGAAGAAGTCCACACCCAGTCAGGTTTGCAGAGAACATCGGCGAGCTTGGGAAAGACTTGATGTAGGGTTCATAAAGAGAGCACAAATACAAAATACAGTTTCACTTGCAGATCAGATTCGTGTTGCCAAAAAGAGAACAGAGGTTGTGAATGGAAAAGCCTTTAGTATTGCATCCTCTGGATCCGTTGAAATATCAGCAGAGGCCTAA
- the LOC104112529 gene encoding uncharacterized protein isoform X5 — translation MRCNARKQRADMYKEQVLAEDFREKDYSNTDKGFHCEDSKEKEAERRRKIGLANRGKVPWNKGRKHSPETREKIRQRTKEALSDPKVRLKMSECPRALSNQTKIRIRTSLRKLWGERLKWKRSREKFFQSWAESIANAAKAGGSDQEELEWDSYDKIKREIALEQLQSAAEKAKAKEMARIRAERAAQRKTEKMQRLAQRRKEREEKQKVGGKINRPRRRSKQEKEELAVAEELKLKAKLVKIQKKKSTPSQVCREHRRAWERLDVGFIKRAQIQNTVSLADQIRVAKKRTEVVNGKAFSIASSGSVEISAEA, via the exons ATGAGGTGTAATGCAAGAAAACAAAGGGCTGATATGTACAAGGAGCAAGTTTTGGCTGAAGACTTTCGAGAAAAGGATTATTCCAACACAGACAAGGGTTTTCACTGCGAGGATAGTAAGGAAAAGGAagcagaaagaagaagaaagattggATTAGCAAACAGAGGAAAAGTGCCATGGAACAAAGGCAGAAAACACAGTCCAG AGACTCGTGAAAAGATCAGACAGAGAACCAAAGAAGCTCTGAGTGATCCCAAG GTTAGACTAAAGATGTCTGAATGTCCACGCGCTCTTAG CAATCAGACCAAGATAAGAATACGCACATCTCTGAGAAAACTGTGGGGGGAACGCTTAAAATGGAAAAGGTCAAGAGAGAAATTCTTTCAGTCATGGGCTGAAAGCATTGCAAATGCTGCTAAGGCAGGTGGGAGTGACCAAGAAGAACTAGAATGGGACAGCTATGACAAGATTAAAAGAGAGATAGCTCTCGAACAGCTTCAGTCGGCTGCAGAAAAGGCTAAGGCAAAAGAAATGGCACGCATACGAGCTGAGAGAGCAGCACAGAGAAAGACAGAAAAGATGCAGAGACTAGCTCAAAGGAGAAAAGAacgagaagaaaaacaaaaagttGGAGGAAAAATAAACAGACCGAGGAGACGGTCAAAGCAAGAGAAAGAAGAGCTAGCTGTTGCTGAAGAATTGAAACTCAAGGCTAAATTAGTGAAG ATTCAGAAGAAGAAGTCCACACCCAGTCAGGTTTGCAGAGAACATCGGCGAGCTTGGGAAAGACTTGATGTAGGGTTCATAAAGAGAGCACAAATACAAAATACAGTTTCACTTGCAGATCAGATTCGTGTTGCCAAAAAGAGAACAGAGGTTGTGAATGGAAAAGCCTTTAGTATTGCATCCTCTGGATCCGTTGAAATATCAGCAGAGGCCTAA